The proteins below are encoded in one region of Malaclemys terrapin pileata isolate rMalTer1 chromosome 8, rMalTer1.hap1, whole genome shotgun sequence:
- the LOC128841803 gene encoding protocadherin beta-16-like isoform X1: MAAAALQRGLCFRSDPGMAGGMENRFRKRQVLSFFLCLCVSLGACETIRYSVPEEKKSGSLLANIAKDLKLDVGKLSSRSAQLVSKNTKEYFELNTGSGDVMIKEKIDREELCGQSDPCLLQFEIVLENPLQLYRIEVQIEDVNDNSPKFSKNEFVFKMPEQIPINTRFPLEGAQDSDIGTNGIQSYAINPNKYFRLDVQTLDTDGSKYAELILEKQLDREAQAQLMLILTAADGGLPQRTGTALIRVNVLDNNDNFPQFSQSVYKVQLMENSPRGTLVTKVEASDLDQGSNAEITYSFRQVPDRFLKLFKLNQSSGEIAVMGLIDYEERSSYEMNIQATDGGGFSSHCKVLVQIEDVNDNAPEVTLTSLTSTIPEDSSPDTVVALFSVRDRDSGDNGRTLCSIQDNVPFALKSTVKNYYELVTQKPLDREKVPEYNITITATDRGTPRLTSVKIIRVQLSDINDNPPVFNESSYVMYLKENNHPGLLIGTVHAADLDTEQNAKVTYSALPGNIGDLPFSFSISINSENGNVYALQSLDYEQTRDFQVTVRAADGGSPPLSSEVIVRVVIIDENDNAPFILYPLQNSSAPANDLVPRSAEAGYLVTKVVAVDGDSGQNSWLSYQLLKATDPSLFTVGLQTGEVKTSRPITSPDSVKQKLIVLVRDNGEPPRSSTSTLNVLLVDGFSDAYMQLLDVPEEEEQQDTLTLYLVISLSFISFLFLVSVVTIIAIRLYKTRQCRELYVPSSRNFYSDRNFPTKPAETSGTGTLPQSYRYEVCLTTGSGTSEFNFLRPLVPSLPADPSVAGGSILDCQINSQLKEEKESVREGRASVSEDSIPRSSGTGCIVNKVIGINENCGQNGWLSYQ, translated from the coding sequence ATGGCTGCAGCAGCTTTGCAGAGAGGCCTGTGTTTCAGATCTGACCCGGGAATGGCTGGCGGAATGGAGAATCGCTTCAGGAAAAGGCAAGTTCTGTCTTTCTttttatgtctgtgtgtgtccctGGGGGCGTGTGAGACGATCCGCTATTCTGTGCCTGAAGAGAAGAAAAGCGGGTCTCTACTTGCTAATATTGCAAAGGATTTGAAATTGGATGTAGGGAAATTGTCTAGTCGCAGTGCTCAGCTAGTTTCTAAAAACACCAAAGAGTATTTTGAGCTGAACACAGGATCCGGGGATGTGATGATAAAGGAGAAAATAGACCGTGAAGAACTGTGCGGACAGAGCGACCCGTGTTTGCTCCAATTCGAAATTgtgttggaaaatccactgcagCTGTACCGAATAGAGGTGCAGATCGAAGATGTGAATGACAATTCCCCTAAATTCTCTAAAAATGAATTCGTTTTTAAAATGCCGGAACAGATCCCCATAAACACCCGCTTCCCCTTGGAAGGAGCCCAAGATTCAGACATAGGAACAAATGGCATCCAGAGCTACGCAATAAACCCCAATAAGTATTTTCGTCTGGATGTACAAACCCTGGACACAGACGGCAGTAAATACGCGGAACTgatattagagaaacaattaGATCGTGAGGCGCAGGCGCAGTTGATGCTGATTCTCACAGCTGCCGATGGGGGCCTGCCACAGAGAACCGGCACAGCGCTAATACGCGTTAATGTGCTGGACAACAACGATAACTTCCCACAGTTTAGTCAGTCGGTGTACAAGGTGCAGTTAATGGAAAATAGTCCCAGAGGTACTTTGGTCACTAAGGTGGAAGCCAGTGATTTGGATCAAGGTTCAAATGCAGAAATCACCTATTCATTCAGGCAGGTGCCTGACAGATTCCTCAAGTTATTCAAATTAAATCAATCATCTGGAGAAATCGCTGTTATGGGGTTAATTGACTATGAAGAAAGAAGCAGTTATGAGATGAACATCCAAGCCACAGATGGCGGCGGTTTTTCTTCACACTGCAAAGTCCTAGTGCAGATCGAGGACGTGAATGACAACGCCCCGGAAGTGACGCTGACATCCCTCACCAGTACCATACCCGAGGACTCCTCCCCTGACACAGTGGTGGCCCTGTTCAGTGTGAGAGACCGAGACTCCGGGGACAATGGCAGAACGCTTTGCTCCATTCAGGACAATGTCCCTTTTGCTTTGAAATCGACTGTGAAGAATTATTACGAGCTTGTTACACAAAAGCCCCTGGACCGGGAGAAAGTGCCTGAGTATAACATAACCATCACAGCCACAGACCGGGGGACTCCGAGGCTCACCTCAGTGAAGATCATCCGAGTTCAGCTATCGGATATTAATGACAACCCTCCGGTATTTAATGAAAGTTCATACGTCATGTACCTGAAGGAGAACAACCACCCAGGCCTGCTGATTGGAACTGTGCATGCTGCTGACCTAGACACAGAGCAGAATGCCAAAGTGACGTATTCGGCATTGCCTGGCAACATCGGTGACCTCCCCTTCTCCTTCTCCATCTCCATAAACTCCGAGAACGGGAACGTGTACGCTCTGCAGTCTCTGGATTATGAGCAAACGAGGGATTTCCAGGTTACAGTGAGAGCTGCAGATGGCGGGTCCCCTCCACTGAGCTCTGAAGTCATCGTCCGAGTTGTGATAATTGATGAAAATGACAACGCCCCCTTCATTTTATACCCTCTGCAGAACAGCAGCGCCCCCGCTAATGACCTGGTTCCCAGATCGGCGGAGGCGGGTTATCTGGTGACGAAGGTGGTGGCTGTGGATGGAGATTCCGGTCAGAATTCTTGGCTTTCCTACCAGCTGCTCAAGGCCACAGACCCAAGTCTCTTCACTGTGGGGCTCCAAACCGGGGAAGTAAAAACCAGCAGGCCTATAACGAGCCCAGACTCTGTTAAACAGAAACTTATCGTCCTGGTTAGAGACAACGGAGAGCCGCCCAGATCCAGCACCTCGACGCTTAATGTGCTTCTGGTGGATGGGTTTTCAGACGCCTACATGCAGTTACTGGATGTAccagaagaggaggagcagcaggacaCGTTAACCCTGTATCTAGTCATTTCCTTGTCTTTCATTTCATTCCTTTTTCTGGTTTCTGTGGTAACCATTATCGCCATCCGGCTGTACAAGACAAGGCAGTGCCGAGAGCTGTATGTTCCATCTTCCAGGAACTTTTATAGTGACCGCAACTTCCCCACAAAACCTGCGGAGACGAGCGGCACTGGGACTCTGCCTCAATCTTATCGTTATGAGGTTTGCTTGACAACTGGGTCTGGTACCAGCGAATTTAATTTTCTCAGGCCGCTAGTACCGTCTCTACCCGCTGACCCCAGCGTTGCAGGAGGGTCCATTCTTGACTGTCAGATTAATTCTCAgctaaaggaggagaaagaatcgGTGAGAGAG
- the LOC128841803 gene encoding protocadherin beta-16-like isoform X3: protein MAAAALQRGLCFRSDPGMAGGMENRSRKRQVLSFFLCLCVSLGACETIRYSVPEEKKSGSLVTNIAKDLKLDVGKLSGRNARLVSKNTKEYFELNTGSGDVIIKEKIDREDLCGQSDPCLLQFEIVLENPLQLYRIEVQIEDVNDNSPKFSKNEFPLELPEQLPVNSRFPLERAQDSDIETNGVQSYAISSNEHFSLDVHSRGDGSKYAELVLEKQLDREKQAQLMLILTAADGGLPQRTGTAQIRVNVLDNNDNFPQFSQSVYKVQLMENSPRDTLVIKVEASDLDQGSNAEITYSFRQVPDRFLKLFKLNQSSGEIAVMGLIDYEERSSYEMNIQATDGGGLYAHCKVLVQIEDMNDNAPEVKLTSLTGTIPEDSAPETVVALFSVRDRDSGDNGRTLCSIQDNVPFALKSTLKDYYELVTQKPLDREKVPEYNITITATDRGTPRLTSVRIVRVQLSDINDNPPVFNESSYVMYLKENNHPGLLIGTVHAADLDTEQNAKVTYSALPGNIGDLPFSSSISINSENGNVYALQSLDYEQTRDFQVTVRAADGGSPPLSSDVIVRVVIIDENDNAPFILYPLQNSSSPANDLVPRSAEAGYLVTKVVAVDGDSGQNSWLSYQLLKATDPSLFTVGLQTGEVKTSRPITSPDSVKQKLIVLVRDNGEPPRSSTSTLNVLLVDGFSDAYMQLLDVPEEEEQQDTLTLYLVISLSFISFLFLVSVVTIVAIRLYKTRQSREQYVASSRNFYCDPNFPTKPAETSGTGTLPQSYCYEVCLTTGSGTSEFKFLRPLVPSLPVDHIAAGGALLDSQINSQLKGEKESVRQGRASVSEDSIPRSSGTGCIVNKVIGINENCGQNGWLSYQ, encoded by the coding sequence ATGGCTGCAGCAGCTTTGCAGAGAGGCCTCTGTTTCAGATCTGACCCGGGAATGGCTGGCGGAATGGAGAATCGCTCCAGGAAAAGGCAAGTTCTGTCTTTCTttctatgtctgtgtgtgtccctGGGGGCGTGTGAGACGATCCGCTATTCTGTGCCCGAAGAGAAGAAAAGCGGGTCACTAGTTACTAATATTGCAAAGGATTTGAAACTGGATGTAGGGAAATTATCTGGTCGCAATGCTCGGCTAGTTTCAAAAAACACCAAAGAGTATTTTGAGCTGAACACAGGATCCGGGGATGTGATAATAAAGGAGAAAATAGACCGTGAAGATCTGTGCGGACAGAGCGACCCGTGTTTGCTGCAATTCGAAATTgtgttggaaaatccactgcagCTGTACCGAATAGAGGTGCAGATCGAAGATGTGAATGACAATTCTCCTAAATTCTCTAAAAATGAATTCCCTTTGGAGCTGCCTGAACAGCTCCCCGTAAATAGCCGCTTCCCCTTGGAAAGGGCCCAAGATTCAGACATAGAAACAAACGGCGTCCAGAGTTACGCAATCAGCTCCAATGAGCACTTCAGTCTGGATGTGCATTCCCGGGGGGACGGCAGTAAATACGCGGAGCTGGTATTAGAGAAACAATTAGATCGGGAGAAGCAGGCGCAGTTGATGCTGATTCTCACAGCTGCCGATGGGGGCCTGCCACAGAGAACCGGCACAGCGCAAATACGCGTTAATGTGCTGGACAACAACGATAACTTCCCGCAGTTTAGTCAGTCGGTGTACAAGGTGCAGTTAATGGAAAATAGTCCGAGGGACACTTTGGTCATTAAGGTTGAAGCCAGTGATTTGGATCAAGGTTCAAATGCAGAAATCACCTATTCATTCAGGCAGGTGCCTGACAGATTCCTCAAGTTATTCAAATTAAATCAATCATCTGGAGAAATCGCTGTTATGGGGTTAATTGACTATGAAGAAAGAAGCAGTTATGAGATGAACATCCAGGCCACAGATGGCGGGGGTCTATATGCGCACTGCAAAGTCCTAGTGCAGATCGAGGACATGAATGACAACGCCCCAGAAGTGAAGCTAACATCCCTCACCGGCACCATACCCGAGGACTCCGCCCCTGAGACAGTGGTGGCCCTGTTCAGTGTGAGAGACCGAGACTCCGGGGACAATGGCAGAACGCTTTGCTCCATTCAGGACAATGTCCCTTTTGCTTTGAAGTCGACTCTGAAGGATTATTACGAGCTTGTTACACAAAAGCCCCTGGACCGAGAGAAAGTGCCTGAGTATAACATAACCATCACAGCCACAGACCGGGGGACTCCGAGGCTCACCTCAGTGAGGATCGTCCGTGTTCAGCTATCGGATATTAATGACAACCCTCCGGTATTTAATGAAAGTTCGTACGTCATGTACCTGAAGGAGAACAACCACCCGGGCCTGTTGATTGGAACTGTCCATGCTGCTGACCTAGACACAGAGCAGAATGCCAAAGTGACGTATTCGGCATTGCCTGGCAACATCGGTgacctccccttctcctcctccatctccataAACTCCGAAAACGGGAACGTGTATGCTCTGCAGTCTCTGGATTATGAGCAAACGAGGGATTTCCAGGTTACAGTGAGAGCTGCAGATGGCGGGTCCCCTCCACTGAGCTCTGACGTCATCGTCCGAGTTGTGATAATTGATGAAAATGACAACGCCCCCTTCATTTTATACCCTCTGCAAAACAGCAGCTCCCCAGCTAATGACCTGGTTCCCAGATCGGCGGAGGCGGGTTACCTGGTGACGAAGGTGGTGGCTGTGGATGGAGATTCCGGTCAGAATTCTTGGCTTTCCTACCAGCTGCTCAAGGCCACAGACCCAAGTCTCTTCACTGTGGGGCTCCAAACCGGGGAAGTAAAAACCAGCAGGCCTATAACGAGCCCAGACTCTGTTAAACAGAAACTTATCGTCCTGGTTAGAGACAACGGAGAGCCGCCCAGATCCAGCACCTCGACGCTTAATGTGCTTCTGGTGGATGGGTTTTCGGACGCCTATATGCAGTTACTGGATGTAccagaagaggaggagcagcaggacaCGTTAACCCTGTATCTAGTCATTTCCTTGTCTTTCATTTCATTCCTTTTTCTGGTTTCTGTGGTAACGATTGTCGCCATCCGGCTGTACAAGACAAGGCAGTCCCGAGAGCAATATGTTGCATCCTCCAGGAACTTTTATTGTGACCCCAACTTCCCCACAAAACCTGCGGAGACGAGCGGCACTGGGACTCTGCCTCAATCTTATTGTTATGAGGTTTGCTTGACAACTGGGTCTGGGACCAGCGAATTTAAATTTCTCAGGCCGCTGGTACCGTCTTTACCCGTTGACCACATCGCTGCAGGAGGCGCCCTACTTGACTCTCAGATTAACTCTCAGCTAAAAGGGGAGAAAGAATCGGTCAGACAG
- the LOC128841803 gene encoding protocadherin beta-16-like isoform X4, with protein sequence MAAAALQRGSCFRSDPGMAGGMENRFRKRQVLPFFLCLCVSLGACETIRYSVPEEKKSGSLLANIAKDLKLDIGKLSGRSARLISKSTKQYFELNTGSGDVIIKEKIDREDLCGQRDPCLLQFEIVLENPLLLYRMEVQIDDVNDNNPKFSKNEFLLKMPEQIPINTRFPLERAQDSDIGTNGVQSYAISSNEHFSLDVHSRGDGSKYAELVLEKQLDREKQAQLMLILTAADGGLPQRTGTAQIRVNVLDNNDNFPQFSQSVYKVQLMENSPRDTLVIKVEASDLDQGSNAEITYSFGQVPDKVLELFQLNQFTGEITVLGIIDFEDAAMYEIEIQTTDGGGLSAHCKVLVQIEDMNDNTPEVTVTSLTGTIPEDSSAETVVALFSVRDRDSGDNGRTLCSIQANVPFALKSTLKDYYELVTQKPLDREKVPEYNITITATDRGTPRLTSVRIIRVQLSDINDNPPVFNESSYVMYLKENNHPGLLIGTVHAADLDTQQNAKVTYSALPGNIGDLPFSSSISINSENGNVYALQSLDHEQTRDFQVTVRAADGGSPPLSSEVIVRVVIIDENDNAPFILYPLQNSSSPANDLVPRSAEAGYLVTKVVAVDGDSGQNSWLSYQLLKATDPSLFTVGLQTGEVKTSRPITSPDSVKQKLIVLVRDNGEPPRSSTSTLNVLLVDGFSDAYMQLLDVPEEEEQQDTLTLYLVISLSFISFLFLVSVVTIVAIRLYKTRQSREQYVASSRNFYCDPNFPTNPAETSGTGTLPQSYRYEVCLTTGSGTSEFKFLRPLVPSLLADPSDAGGSIFESQINSQLKEEKESVREGRASVSEDSIPRSSGTGCIVNKVIGINENCGQNGWLSYQ encoded by the coding sequence ATGGCTGCAGCAGCTTTGCAGAGAGGCTCGTGTTTCAGATCTGACCCGGGAATGGCTGGCGGAATGGAGAATCGCTTCAGGAAAAGGCAAGTTCTGCCTTTCTttctatgtctgtgtgtgtcactGGGGGCCTGTGAGACGATCCGCTATTCTGTGCCTGAAGAGAAGAAAAGCGGGTCCCTACTTGCTAATATTGCAAAGGATTTGAAATTGGATATAGGGAAATTGTCTGGTCGCAGTGCCCGGCTGATTTCTAAAAGCACCAAGCAATATTTTGAGCTGAACACAGGCTCCGGGGATGTGATAATAAAGGAGAAAATAGACCGTGAGGATCTGTGCGGACAAAGAGATCCGTGTTTGCTGCAATTCGAAATTGTGTTGGAAAATCCACTACTGCTGTACAGAATGGAGGTGCAGATAGATGATGTGAATGACAATAACCCTAAATTCTCTAAAaatgaatttcttttaaaaatgccgGAACAGATCCCCATAAACACCCGCTTCCCCTTGGAAAGGGCCCAAGATTCAGACATAGGAACAAACGGCGTCCAGAGTTATGCAATCAGCTCCAATGAGCACTTCAGTCTGGATGTGCATTCCCGGGGGGACGGCAGTAAATACGCGGAGCTGGTATTAGAGAAACAATTAGATCGGGAGAAGCAGGCGCAGTTGATGCTGATTCTCACAGCTGCCGATGGGGGTCTGCCACAGAGAACCGGCACAGCGCAAATACGCGTTAACGTGCTGGACAACAACGATAACTTCCCGCAGTTTAGTCAGTCGGTGTACAAGGTGCAGTTAATGGAAAATAGTCCGAGGGACACTTTGGTCATTAAGGTTGAAGCCAGTGATTTGGATCAAGGTTCAAATGCAGAAATCACCTATTCATTCGGGCAGGTGCCTGACAAAGTCCTCGAGTTATTTCAGCTAAATCAGTTCACTGGCGAAATCACTGTTTTGGGAATAATTGATTTTGAAGACGCAGCAATGTATGAAATAGAAATTCAGACCACCGATGGCGGCGGTTTATCTGCGCACTGCAAAGTCCTGGTGCAGATCGAGGACATGAATGATAACACCCCGGAAGTGACGGTGACATCCCTCACCGGCACCATACCCGAGGACTCCTCCGCTGAGACAGTGGTGGCCCTGTTCAGTGTGAGAGACCGAGACTCCGGGGACAATGGCAGAACGCTTTGCTCCATTCAGGCCAATGTCCCTTTTGCTTTGAAATCGACTCTGAAGGATTATTACGAGCTTGTTACACAAAAGCCCCTGGACCGAGAGAAAGTGCCTGAGTATAACATAACCATCACAGCCACAGACCGGGGGACTCCGAGGCTCACCTCAGTGAGGATCATCCGAGTTCAGCTATCGGATATTAATGACAACCCTCCGGTATTTAATGAAAGTTCGTACGTCATGTACCTGAAGGAGAACAACCACCCGGGCCTGTTGATTGGAACTGTCCATGCTGCTGACCTAGACACACAGCAGAATGCCAAAGTGACGTATTCGGCATTGCCTGGCAACATCGGTgacctccccttctcctcctccatctccataAACTCCGAGAACGGGAACGTGTATGCTCTGCAGTCTCTGGATCATGAGCAAACGAGGGATTTCCAGGTTACAGTGAGAGCTGCAGATGGCGGGTCCCCTCCACTGAGCTCTGAAGTCATTGTCCGAGTTGTGATAATTGATGAAAATGACAACGCCCCTTTCATTTTATACCCTCTGCAGAACAGCAGCTCCCCAGCTAATGACCTGGTTCCCAGGTCGGCGGAGGCGGGTTACCTGGTGACGAAGGTGGTGGCTGTGGATGGAGATTCCGGTCAGAATTCTTGGCTTTCCTACCAGCTGCTCAAGGCCACAGACCCTAGTCTCTTCACTGTGGGGCTCCAAACCGGGGAAGTAAAAACCAGCAGGCCTATAACGAGCCCAGACTCTGTTAAACAGAAACTTATCGTCCTGGTTAGAGACAACGGAGAGCCGCCCAGATCCAGCACCTCGACGCTTAATGTGCTTCTGGTGGATGGGTTTTCAGACGCCTATATGCAGTTACTGGATGTAccagaagaggaggagcagcaggacaCGTTAACCCTGTATCTAGTCATTTCCTTGTCTTTCATTTCATTCCTTTTTCTGGTTTCTGTAGTAACGATTGTCGCCATCCGGCTGTACAAGACAAGGCAGTCCCGAGAGCAATATGTTGCATCCTCCAGGAACTTTTATTGTGACCCCAACTTCCCCACAAATCCTGCGGAGACGAGCGGCACTGGGACTCTGCCTCAATCTTATCGTTATGAGGTTTGCTTGACAACTGGGTCTGGGACCAGCGAATTTAAATTTCTCAGGCCGCTGGTACCGTCCCTACTCGCTGACCCCAGTGATGCAGGAGGGTCCATTTTTGAATCTCAGATTAACTCTCAgctaaaggaggagaaagaatcgGTGAGAGAG